The region TATCAAGACATTGTACTGAAAACAATAATCAAGTCGCCATGTTACATACATGGTTAACCCAAAATCCTATCTATTTTCATTGATAAATCCTACAAAAAGTAGACAACAAACCTTTGGTCGTGCATTGAGGACATTGTGGGGAATCTTGCTAGCCCTCAGCAAAGCAGACAGATATTCTGAGTTCTCGACACTGcaccaataaataaataaataaagataagAAAATATCTTCACACTTGGTTGCATGCATAAAGATGCATAATGAATACCACAAAATCGCAAGTGAAGAATGAATTTCATTGAAGTAGTAGTACCTCGTGGTCCCCACTAAAACAGGACGACCAACTCTGAACATGCTTTCAACTTCTGCACGAACATATTCCCATTTACCACGAGCATTCTATTTGCAAAACAATTAGAAGCACTGTTAAAGATGATAAAAGGGTAGAATGGTTATTGAACAGAATAATAATTTCTTACTGCAAAAGCTTGGAtaggtaaatcatgacgaatatttgcCATATTTGTGGGAACTTCAATAACAGGCATCTGGAACATTTTCAAGAAGTCCTTTTCCTGTAAATATTGACAATGCATCATAAGTCGAGAAAGATATCATGTAGTTGATTCAGCTCGAGAACAATATGTAATTCGAGGataaatgaaataaataacaacatactttcataTATCTGTTTACAATAGAATCCTACTTTCATCCTTTTCATATTACAACAATGGATTTGAAAAATGTAAACAATAATAGCAATGTCTTTCAAAATGAACAGCACTTTTCACGGCTATAATTTGATAGAATTTTTAAAGTACAACatcctaaaaagaaaaaaaaaatgaaagtatacAGCTATAACCATAAGTGGTATAGTTTTCAAAGTACAGTGCCTTATGAAAGATATCTTTTTTAAAGAGTATGCTAGTATGGTAGAAAgcaatgaaagtaggatgctataacacACAAATAGATGAAAACAAGTAGTTATTGTTACTTGTTATATTTTTAGCCCATATAGAAAGTGAATACTTACTTCAGTTTTTGCAGTTCCTGTCATCCCTGAAAGCTTTGGATAAAGCTTAAACATTGATTGGTATGTGATTTGTGCCACTACAACTGAATCAGCCTGCAAAGCCCAAGAGGAATACAAGGTAATAGCTTTAAACAAGAGTTGTCAAAAAGAATGATGATGTAGCAGGCAATCGCAATATATACCTGGATTGGTAACCCTTCTTTTGCCTCCACAGCCAGGTGAATCCCCTCTGACCATCGTCTTTTTTCTTCCACTCTCCCCGTCAACTTCAAATGAACATTAATTTACAGCAATATCATTAGTTTTTTCTCCTAAAATAAAAATACGATGTTTTTAATACCTCGTTTATTATAAGAGCTTTCCCATTTTTAACAATGTACTGGACATCTTGGCGATAGAACTCCCATTTTTAACAATCTGCAGCTCCTCCAGCCATTGTGCCCAACATATACAGATTAAtttcaatgatttttttttcacagATTGAGatgctgcaaaaaaaaaaaacaaaacaaaattaaacgAGTGTTTTTGAAGACTATTTAATGCTTTCAAATCATGTTGCTTTcgattcataattaattattaatcaagtAAAGATATATTATAATTTAGAAGGAGAAATGCATACATATATAGCCTCCCATGCTAGCTCGGGAATCTGCAACAACCATCACACCTTCCTTAAAAATAAAAGCCAAAGTTGTTGTTCCCTTTGCTGGTTTTACCATTTGGATAGAATTCTTCTGAAATCCATCAAACTGAAGCAAAGGATTTGATGTAGTGTTTTAGCAATATATACATTCACTTAATATCTAGCAGaaaggaaaagagaaaaaggCAAGAATTGTAAAGAAACTCACATCTGATGTAACTGGTAGGTCAAATGAAGGGGCATCAGAAAGCAGGTCGTCACTTCCTCCATAGAGTGGTGCACTTGTGCAgtttatgttggaatagtgtctaaggctgcaactatattagacaagtatttgacccggttctaataaaagctccaagacctcaagatcaacaaggaactcaaaggtatgattctagatctgtttcaatgttgttatttaacctaattagtcattagaagacttggattcaaagcatgtttattagaaagcctagatccaagcattagggttttgcatgcgcacataggaaagttcttatggctaaaacccatcagtggtattagagcctagcttggttttctttaaattgttgcttgattaactgaaacaaacctgcaaaattcgatttttaggtttctgggtcactgactcggcgagtcccaaggtggactcggtgagtaggcctgactcggcgagtccccttgtgcactcggcgagtccaggcgtcaggaatggccagattcgggattttttcatgattatcttatggaaacttaccttaatcataatagatcaatctaaatccgtttttttttatatatatgactattatcttgatctaattaaaggtatttatcaactaataaaatatttaatttccttatatgataattaattaattattttagttattttggtaattatcttaaataaaatcaaatatagataattaggatattaattgttaattggaattatttgttatttgatcctccatgttttaaatgtttaaaacctaccctaatgttttgaaatttatatttgtgattaaaagttttttaatttagacaacttaaatttcaaaccctagattttaaaagttttaaaatacaaccctatactaatatgatattaatagaataatatatatatatatatatatatatatatatatatatatatatatatatatatatgtataactaaatgctagtcttaccgttagtaggcctcattcacgaagccgatctataaggtgggtataaggttgcggcctataaaatggcgctcaatgggtgtacactcacacccaccgcttgcttgattggtggagggtcgttagccgaacgggtaggatagggcaacctcatcctctcattaaaagtataataagaaatataaagtaactacacatatttttaaaatttcccaatcctagttactttaggaaaagtgaattgatgcaatcccatgaaattacactttgcaccttgctaagaagttagtggagcgtgtgtggtttaccggcacactaattggttctaagcgaaggtggcaaggggtgattcattgtttatcatagttcgatggagcgtgtatggtttaccggcacatcgaataggtgatcgttacaatgaagtcaccatgtgaatttgcatggtaattcacacccgctttgtgatcctcggcatcccagtcacaaacgagaggggcatatcgagatttaaacatgccattgaatagtttcaatgaatctcatccgaacctaggaattctcaaaaacacttaggactaatagtttaagttttgtgatggagaattagtgaatcgtcattcacttaccttcaatttattttcatgttagattacggcatcccttttctagtatgtaaatgttattgttggatcctagccctaatttttcttattgggtgataattagggattcttattctaatctatctttgtcctttctaattgtagatgtcgaacgcaaacaacgctgctgctagttctttcacgttgatgagcctttgccaaaaggtcaccttcgatggaacgaactttagcgaatggataagatacattcgcaccattgctcgctatgaggataaggagtatgtcctcgatgagaagctcgagaaaatcaaccccgaaattgctactcccgccgaaatcaccgcttttgagactcatgagcgagatgcaacgaaggtacattgcatcatgatcgctaccatgaactccgaattccaaaagtcctacgaggacatgtacccgtacgagatgcaccaaaacttattggagagataccaccaaaacgcgagacaagagcgttatgagattttcaccaacatgatttccgctaagatgggtcatggagaatctcttaccgtgcacctgcaaaagatgcaaaggtatgtcgaccgccttcgcaagttaaatgttgacttcggtgaagacttggcgatcgatatggtgcttcactctttgcctccgatgtacaatcaatttaggatgacctaccacatgaacaaagaagaggtcaccctaagcaaactccaaggtctcttgagggtcgctgagagcaacttcaaggacaagtctgttgcacctactcccaatccgtccgctgctcctgtcttggctattggtcaagggaagggaaagaagaggaaagcttcatcgaagaactatcgcaaggtgaaagcccgagatggtgcctcttctagtgggaccaaagttgatcccgctaagccctactctaaaccaaaggaggcagagtgccaccactgccacaagataggacattggaagagaagctgcccggattacctgcaagcgatcaaagaaggaaagatcaagccatctttcgcaggtatatacacaatcaaatataacgattctaatcatgctatttcttgggttcttgataccggttgtggttatcacatttgttctaatgtgcagggactaagaagaagtagggatgtggagcaaggaaggatcaatctaatcatggggaacatcagatcgtcgtctgtgaccaagattggagtgtattctttagtgcttaggaatagtttggttttagatttgaacaattgttgctattcgccagaaatggctagaaacatcatttcatttcatggtttatatagacaaggatttagattttcttttaataatgagaatggttctattttggcttatctaaatggtgtcttttactttgaagctataccatgtaatggaatatatgaaactgttatgattgttgataacttaggaaatgatgttttgaatattgattcttccactagtatggataaagcatccttgtggcattgtcctcttggacatgtcaacaagaaacgcatagcgcaactccaaaaggatggagtgttggagtcattcgaccttagggaagatgacacatgcgagtcttgtttgcttggaaagatgactaagtcacccttcacgagtacatgtgaaaggggcgagggtctattggacctaatacataccgatgtatgtggaccgtttagatcaaccacgaaggatgggaaccgcttctatgtgaattttaccgatgactatagtagatatgggtatatctacttaatcaagcaaaagtcagacacctttgaaaagttcaaagagttcaagaatgaagtggagaatcaattgggcaggaaaatcaagatgcttcgatccgatcgaggaggagagtacctaagtcttgaattccacgattatctaaaggagtgtggaatagtttcacaattgacgcctcctaggacactgcagttgaatggtgtggcagaaaggcgtaatcgaacctttttggatatggttcgctctatgatgattcgtgcttcactacctatctctttttgggggtatgccttagagactgccgcccatgtccttaaccgagtccctactaagaaggttgccaaaacacctcacgagatgtggacagggaaagctccctcgttggcacatatcaaggtttggggttgcgaggctttcgtaagacgagatactcacgaaaagcttgaacctcgaagtgagcgatgtattttcatcggctacccacagacatcctttggatatctcttctatagaccgaaggacaatgttgtcttcgttgcgaggagaggagttttccgagagcgagaactcatgagccaaggagacagtgggaggcaaatcgaacttgaagagattcaagagtcgatagatgaaggaacctctaccgctggcattcaacccgaggaggaaactccggttgaaccgattgacgaatccttacctcttagacgttccgatagagttagagttcatccccagttttatggctttcatattactaccgaaggggacacgtatattagtgatggtacactagtaaaccttgatgaacctaatagctataaggaatttatggcaggcccggagtctgcaaagtgaaaagaggcaatggatagcgagattcaatccatgtgtgataaccaagtttggaatttggttgattacgtgcccgaacgtaagaccgttgggtgcaaatggatcttcaagaagaagaccgaagtggatgggaacgtacacacatataaagcgcgattggtcgcgaagggctttactcaaactcccggagttgactatgatgagaccttctcaccagttgcgaagattaaaactattagagtgatgctagcaattgtcgcatttcatgattatgagatttggcaaatggatgtcaagaccgctttccttaacggaaagttggctgaggatgtttacatggctcagccagaggagtttgtggatccgaagcatccgaatagagtgtgtaagcttgagaactccatttatggacttaagcaagcgtctcgcagatggaatctttgcttcgatgagaaagtcaaagagtttggatttgtacgaagcgaagacgaatcttgtgtatatgtcaaagccagtgggagtatagtaagcttcctcgttctatatgtcgatgacatattactcataggaaacgacatcccgactctgcaggaggttaagtcctggctcgggaagtgcttcgctatgaaggacctcggagaggcttcttacattttgggaataaggatagtaagagaaagaagtaagagactaattggacttagtcagaatacttacttagagaaggtactaaaacgttttagtatggaaaactcaaagaagggagaactaccgatacaaagtaatgccaaattgagtaagactcaaagtccgagtaccgaagttgagatagcagagatgagccgagtaccatacgcttccgcagttggctcaatcatgtacgctatgacttttactcgccctgatgtagccttcgctttgagcatggttagcagatatcaagggaatcctggcaaagcacattggattgtggtgaaaaacatccttaagtaccttcggaggacgaaggaatggttcttagtcctcggagggagtgatgacttgaaggtgcgagggtatagtgacgccagctttcagaccgacagggacaactaccgttcacagtcgggctgggtctttaccctaaatggaggagcagtgacatggaagagttccaagcaggaaaccgtagctgattcaacgtgcgaatcagagtacattgcagcgagcgaagcgtcgaaggaggcaatatggctaaagaacttcatcggtgatcttggagttgtacttgccataaaggagccaatggagattttctgtgataacgaaggtgcggttgccttgaccaaggaaccgagggatcatggtagatcaagacacatcgacagaaagtatcacttcattagacatcgtgtagaagaaggacaactcgtagtgaagaggatatcatcagaagataacccagcagatccgcttacgaagggactcagtagggttaagcacttgcagcatgctaggaatATTGGGTtcaaggatgatattagcatagattagatagtattagaaacgtgtaatagataaatgtaattgacatttgaagattaaataaaggagttttatttatgagtaatgttactatcttatgttaattgtttagctattgtttcactttgcatgttttgacttccagaataattgagtttattaggaataatcgaattgttcaaatggtccacaatcattcatatgttgggagtagatatgaatgaagattgtcatgaattggtgtgtagaatgtctaaatggtgttagacatagcaaaggattgctgcaacgttcatgagtgcttatgaactagttttga is a window of Lactuca sativa cultivar Salinas chromosome 1, Lsat_Salinas_v11, whole genome shotgun sequence DNA encoding:
- the LOC111915669 gene encoding protein translocase subunit SECA2, chloroplastic, producing MFKLYPKLSGMTGTAKTEEKDFLKMFQMPVIEVPTNMANIRHDLPIQAFANARGKWEYVRAEVESMFRVGRPVLVGTTSVENSEYLSALLRASKIPHNVLNARPKVCCLLFVGFINENR